TATAAATTTGATCTAAAAATAAAGTCAATAAAAGTAAGATCTGTTAATTCTTTAGTTGGAATAATAATGGTGTTACATAGTAGATTTATTTTTATAATTGAACAATTGATCATTAACATATTCAACTGCGACTATTTTTGGAAGTAATTTAATATTTTAAGATGAAGTAGTAAAATAAATTAAAGAAGCAATACAGATTTAAAGTTGTTTATGAATTGATAATCTCCGGTTTTAATATTTTTTCTCTCCTTTATTCTTTTATAATAAGTATACAAGTAAGCTAAATTGATTAAATATTGAATAAATATTGCATTAAAAATTCGAATTAGTTTAACTAAACTAAACATTATTAATTTTTTAAAGCGAGAAGGAAAAAATGGCTAATCCGGTATACATAATGCTTAATTTTTATATTTTGTTATCCTTTTTTTTATTTATTCCAAAAAATTTTCTTGCTAATTCAGATATAATAAATATGCGAATAAATCTTGCTATTAGTTGCCGTGATTGCGAATATATACCTAAGGTGCCAAATGCTGGTAAAATAGTAAGTATAGATAATACTTTATTTCAAGTTATGCATAATGGCATATATGTTCTTTATGGAGCATATCATGGCCAATGGATGAGTAAAATTATTCAGGCACTGAGAGGGCATCATGAACCTCAAGAAGAAAAAGTCTTTTATGAAGTTTTAAAAACTATGCCTAATTCGGCTACAATGATTGAATTAGGAAGTTCTTGGTCTTATTATTCTATGTGGTTTCATAAATTTGTACTTAATGCTAAAAATTATATGATTGAACCGAATTTTGAAAAATTAGATATTGGTAAAAAGCATTTTTATTTTAATAATATGCAAGGAAGCTTTTTTAATGCGTTTTTAGGTAAGAGTTCAGATAAAAATGCTATTTTTGTTGATTGGGATAATAAGCAATATCAAATTCCTAGAATATGTATTGATGATTTTGTAGAAGAAAACGATATAGAGTTTATACATATTTTGCATAGCGATATTCAGGGAGCAGAATATGACATGCTATTGGGTTCCAAACAAACTATTTTAAATAACAAAATAGGGTATGTATTTATTTCGACTCATGGGGATTGTCATGATAAATGTCTAAATTTTTTGACCAAAACAAATTTTCATATAATCGCTGAACATTCTTGTCAGGAAAGTTATTCTGTAGATGGTTTAATTGTTGCTCGACATAAAAACTATCAAGGTCTAAACTTTGTTGAAATTAGCAAAAAAAAGTAAGTTGTTACTTGTTTTTACTTATAGATAACTTTTCGTTTCGATATCTGCCCAAGGATTAATAGGACCACCATAGCGACCGAGCCCCATCATGCTTAAAAGATGATATTGAAAACCTGAATCAAATATAAGTTGAATGCTCTCATTCATGGATTAATCGTTTTAGACGATTATTGATTCGTTGGGATAAAAAATTAGATAATTTTTGGGTATTTTTTAATTTCACTGTCAAATCATTGTTTTTAGAAAAATTTAACTTTCGGATAGGTTCTTAGTGTAAATTATTGTGAAATGTAATTTAAGAGTTTTTTACAAGATAGTTAGAATTCGAGTAAGTTTTTATTTAAAAATTAAAAAATTTTATATTATTATAGTTAATATATAAATTATATTTTATATTTTCATCAAAAAAAAGAAGAGAAGACAAATGAGATTTTTTTATTTTTTTTATTTTCTTTCCACTTGTTTTTATTTGATTCCTAATAATTTTTTTTCCTGTGATCCTAAAGATTTAATTTCGCCCTACCGGTTTGATATTATGGCTAAATATATTTATGCTAAGCATTTTTGCTTAGGTGTGCAGAATGCATGGGCTAAAGAATTATATAAAGCTCACTTAGATGTATGGAATGGGTGTCGGGAATATTTACCAAAACCAGATTTTTCGCATTTTCATTGTGCAAAAGAATATCAAGAAAAGTTTAATTTTAAAGATTACTATTGCAGCTTTGAGAAGCTAATTATAGAAATGAAAAAGAATGGTTTTAATGAAAATAAATCGGTATTACCTGTTGATAAAAATTTAATTCTAATAGATGGATCGCATCGTTTGGGATCTGCTTTGGCTTGTAATATTCTGGTTTCTGTAAAAGTTTTAGATAAGAATACACATCGATTTTCTGCAGATTATTTTAAAAATAAAAAAGATTTAGTCTTATCTGGTTTAAAAACTGAGTACTTAGATGCTATGGCTTTGGAATATACTCGGCTTAAACAAGATACTTTTATAGTCTCAATTTTTCCCGCCGCTAGAGGAAAACTTGATCGAGTTAGGGCAATTTTGAATCAATTTAGCACTATTGTCTATGAAAAAGATATACAGTTTTTTAACAATGGGCCCCAAAACTTTATTCATCTTTTATATGAAACAGAAAATTGGGTTGGCTCCTGGCAAAATAATTTTGCTGGCGTAAAAGGAAAAACTAATGGCTGTTTTCCTGAAAATAAAGGACTTGTACATATTTTTTTGATAGAAGCGAATAATTTAGAAATATTACGTCAAGCTAAAGAGCAAATTCGTTCTCTATTTAAAATTGGAAATGATTCGATACATATAAATGATACTTATGATGAAACACTTAAATTAGCTGAAGCTGTCTTTAATGAAAATAGTATTCACTGGTTAAATCATGCGAAAATAAAATATTGTAAAAATTTTGAACGCTATATAAATGAGTTTAAACAGTGGCTTAAGCAAGAAAATATCGATAAGGAATGTTTTTGTATAGACACAAGCGCTGTGCTATCTGCATATGGTTTACGAGATTGCCGTGATTTAGATTTTTTACATCATAATTTTGATGCAAAAGTATCTAATTTAAATAATAAATATCTTGGTAGTCATAATACCGAATTAAAATATCATACCTATGAAAAAGATCAGATTATTTTTAACCCTCGATATTATTTTTATTATAAAGGTGTAAAGTTTGCATCATTGAATGTAATAAAATTACTTAAAACAAATCGTAATGAAGAAAAAGATCGTCACGATATAAATTTAATAAATTCAATTTATATATAGGGTAAAATCAATTAATTTTAATTTTTTTTGATTCTTTTACTTGTTTTTGGCAACTGACTAAAATTAACAAAAAAAAGCGAGATTTTCATTTTTTTAACAGGCTATTTCAATAACCTTAATTTTGGGATAGGTTAAATTAATATTGCACCTAGCGCTACTTTCCAAAAAATATAAACATTTCTTCAAGACCCTGACTCAATGTAATGGTAGAATTAAAACCAAGTTTTTTAATTCTATTCAAGCATGGTTTCCTTTTTTTTGGATCAGTAGGATCTATTTGCTCAATATGATTAATTGATACTAAATATCCTAAATATTTTTCTATAATTTTATTTAATTTTATTGCCACTTCATTAATTGTAAATTCTTCATCGTTACCAATATTAAAGACTCGTTCTTGAATGAGCTGTGCTTTTGCAATTTCATTGTTTTCCAAAAGAATTAATAATTGCTCTATTGTATTAGTTATAAAAGAAAAACTTCGTGTTTGATTGCCGCTTCCATAAATCACCATTGGTTTACGATCCAATGCAGCGGCAATAAAATTGGTAACAACACGGCCATCATGTAAATTCATTCCAGGACCATAAGTATTAAATATTCGTGCAATTCTAATATCTAAGCCATAATTATCAAAATACCATTTGCATAATGTTTCACCGCCTCTTTTCGATTGATCATATTGTGATCTCATGCCCCATGGATTAGCATTGCCAGGATAATCTTCTGTTTGTGGACTTATTTCTGGGTCACCATATACTTCTGATGAAGAGGCAAAGACAAATCGAGCATTTTTTCTTAACGCAAGATCTAATGCGTTTTTTGTTCCATGAAGCCCCGTTGCTAATGTTTCAAAAGGGAGTTTATAATAATATTGTGGGCTCGGAACTGATGCTAAATGAATTATGGCATCAAGATTCCCTTCAATATCATAGGGTTGCGTAACATCAATCTCATGAAATTCAAAATTTTTATATTTTAGCAAAGGCTTAATATTTTCTTTGTTGCAGCATAAGAAAGAATCTAGGGCAATTACATAATAATTTAAGTCCAAGAGCTTTTTTACTAAATGACTACCAATAAATCCTGCGCCGCCAGTAATGGCTACTCGTTTTAAGTTTTCCGATTGTTTATTTTTGGGTATCACTTTTAATACTTTGGAGTTATCAGATTCCAGTGAGAATCGTTCAATGATATTTTGAAAATTATAGCTATTTTCATTTTCATAAACCAAATCATTCAAAAAAAACATCCGATTTTCCACATTAATTTCAGGAACATTAGTCTGATGAATAATCTTATTTAAACTAGGATTAACTAGGTGAGGTAATTGTATTAATGATTTTTTTTCTGTTGGCATTAGAATAATGCGTATATCACTATTTCTAAATCGTATGTATGCACTTGCCCACGCTAATGCAACACGAGCTCCTTCAGTAGTGTATGCATTTTTGTCTAAAGGGCCTACATTATCAAATTGTGTAGGACATAAAAAAATAACTGGTAATGTATGTTTTTCCGCATATTGTAATAATAAAGGAAACTTAAATGCCGCATTAAAAAAATATTGCTGAGCATAAGAGCTATCGGTCTCGAGCAACATTGGATCATGAGAGAAAATTAAAGCATTTATATGGTCATTTTGTTTAGAAGTTAAAAAAAATGCTTCAGTATTAAAAATATACAAAAAGTTAATAATAAATAATACCCAATGCTTCATGTTTATTCTCCAAGAATAGTTAAAAAAAAAATTAAGATAATTTATCTCGATAAAATTCAATCAATTTTTGCCAGTAAAGAAAATATATTTTTGCTAAATTGTAATTATGAAAATTATTTTTAATCTCTTCAGATTTTTTTTCTAAAAATTCTTCAGTTACTTCGTGCCAATCCTTAATAATAAGTATTGGTAAATCAAGGAGTAATTCATCGAGCATTGATGTTTTTAGGATTGGAATAGCTCCCATTAATAGTGCTTCCCAAGTACGATGACAATCAAGACCATTACCTGCAGGACTCAAAATAAATTTGGCCTCTGACATATTTTGTAAGTATATTTCAAGTTTCTCTGAATATAAATTTTTACAAAAAGATTTATTAGAAAAAAAATTGAATACTTCATTTCTTATTGATGGAGCGGTACCCACCCTAAAATTTATTCCCAGTAAATAGTTTTTTTCGATATATAAGTTTTTTAACGTTTTATTAAATACATCGATGTTACCATGAGACCAACATCGATTTGCTATGCCAATAGGAATAGGAATAAATTTTTCATTATTCATAATTGTTGGATTTTGTCCAAACCAATAGAGAATTTTTTTATCATATACATAATGTTCGAATTTTCCTGGTGCTGAATCATCTGAATTATGTGTTATTAAAATGTATTTCTGTTGAATATTAGGGTGAATTTTTGTAAAAAATAGATTTAGATAATCAGTTTTGACAAAAATAATATCTTTATACTTTATATCTTTAGGATTTAATGATTTATTTGTTTCATCAAAAATATGATTTGCTAGTGCACGAAAAGAATCACCAGATATATATGGAAAACTACTATCTCGAATTTGTGAGTAATTATTGTTCATATAAGTAAAAGAAAGTAGACTTATAATGCACAATAAATAGATATACATTAGATATGTTCCTCTTATAAAAATTATTTTACTTAACTTTTAAATTCATCGAGTTTTTTAGAATGTATATGAAGATTATTAATTCTATATTTCTTATTTTTATAAGTTAAAAAAGGAACTTTTCTACCTTGCCAATCTTTTTCCCATTCATAAATAAAATGAGAAGGATTAAAAATACAGCTTTCATTAATAAATCCAGGAAGTGATTGACCGTTTCTTGGATCAATTCCTCCTAAATACTGACCCAGTGCTGCACCATCAAAAATAGATTTAAATTCATCAAAATAATTATGGTACGGATCAGAATTAACTACCTTCTGGCCGAGCTGATTTTTTAGCTCATGATCATGTACATAATCAGGTATAATTATAGGAAGGAAATCTATAAATTCCTTTCCATATTTTTCTTTACAATGAGCTAAGATTTCCATGTCATTGAATCCTTGTTTGGCGCGATAAGCAATGAATGAAACAAGTGTATTAATCATCTGTTTAGTTGGTATATATAGAAAACTTGGAATACAACGATTATCATTATCGAAAATAGCTGCAATTCCTTTATATCTTTTTAAAGCATGAAAAATATCACTTATATTTACATAAAGCATTACATCAGTCTCAAGATGAATTACATGCTCCAAATTTAATTGTGAAATAAGCTCATCAAGATAAAAAAAACGCTCAGTTGCTTTTCGCCAAAAGCCTTCTCTCCATGAGTTATTTAATGACGAGTTTTCATTAAATTCTTGGTGTTCTTTGCTGTGATGTAATTCTTCACAAAATATTGTGATAATATTATTAGTCGAAATTATAAAATTATCCCTTTCATCTTTTTTTGCATTTTTATTGATTATCAAGTAAATTGGCGCTTCAGGGTTAAATAAGCGAGCTTGTTCTAATGCAAATTTAGTATATGATGGTAATACTGGTCCTACATGAACAAATACAAGAGAATAATCAGTAATTTTTGAATTAATATTAATCCCAAATAAAACTAATAAGAAAAATATATAATATCTCATATTATTCTTTCAGATAGC
The genomic region above belongs to Candidatus Babeliales bacterium and contains:
- a CDS encoding FkbM family methyltransferase, whose amino-acid sequence is MANPVYIMLNFYILLSFFLFIPKNFLANSDIINMRINLAISCRDCEYIPKVPNAGKIVSIDNTLFQVMHNGIYVLYGAYHGQWMSKIIQALRGHHEPQEEKVFYEVLKTMPNSATMIELGSSWSYYSMWFHKFVLNAKNYMIEPNFEKLDIGKKHFYFNNMQGSFFNAFLGKSSDKNAIFVDWDNKQYQIPRICIDDFVEENDIEFIHILHSDIQGAEYDMLLGSKQTILNNKIGYVFISTHGDCHDKCLNFLTKTNFHIIAEHSCQESYSVDGLIVARHKNYQGLNFVEISKKK
- a CDS encoding NAD-dependent epimerase/dehydratase family protein; this encodes MKHWVLFIINFLYIFNTEAFFLTSKQNDHINALIFSHDPMLLETDSSYAQQYFFNAAFKFPLLLQYAEKHTLPVIFLCPTQFDNVGPLDKNAYTTEGARVALAWASAYIRFRNSDIRIILMPTEKKSLIQLPHLVNPSLNKIIHQTNVPEINVENRMFFLNDLVYENENSYNFQNIIERFSLESDNSKVLKVIPKNKQSENLKRVAITGGAGFIGSHLVKKLLDLNYYVIALDSFLCCNKENIKPLLKYKNFEFHEIDVTQPYDIEGNLDAIIHLASVPSPQYYYKLPFETLATGLHGTKNALDLALRKNARFVFASSSEVYGDPEISPQTEDYPGNANPWGMRSQYDQSKRGGETLCKWYFDNYGLDIRIARIFNTYGPGMNLHDGRVVTNFIAAALDRKPMVIYGSGNQTRSFSFITNTIEQLLILLENNEIAKAQLIQERVFNIGNDEEFTINEVAIKLNKIIEKYLGYLVSINHIEQIDPTDPKKRKPCLNRIKKLGFNSTITLSQGLEEMFIFFGK